In Zobellia roscoffensis, the following are encoded in one genomic region:
- a CDS encoding Crp/Fnr family transcriptional regulator, with product MLISTLTNKNLAGTDESLVNTACAICSNKNCLIKNNIKENKTVSQFTQERKEFTCKKGQQFIIEGAPVNGLFFVLSGKVKVFRTGINGREQIVRFANSGEIIGHRGFGTQEYYTIGAMALEDTKLCYFSKDNLQEMLLMAPSFTFDLMLFYANELNRSEAKVKSISQMTVRERVIDTLIYIERKFGQRNNFIDIILSRREYANYTGTTEEQIIRVFSALRKEGLIVTKGKRVGINNTSLLKDEILEHNFYLDS from the coding sequence ATGTTGATTTCTACTTTGACAAATAAAAACCTAGCTGGTACCGACGAAAGTTTGGTCAATACGGCATGCGCTATTTGTTCGAATAAGAATTGCTTAATCAAAAACAACATAAAGGAGAACAAAACAGTTTCGCAGTTTACACAAGAAAGAAAAGAGTTCACATGTAAAAAAGGACAACAGTTTATAATTGAAGGCGCTCCGGTTAATGGGTTATTCTTTGTGCTCTCCGGAAAAGTAAAGGTTTTTAGAACGGGTATTAATGGTAGGGAGCAGATTGTTCGCTTTGCCAATTCTGGAGAAATAATCGGGCATAGAGGTTTTGGTACGCAAGAATATTATACCATAGGTGCCATGGCTCTAGAAGACACCAAACTTTGTTATTTCTCAAAAGATAATTTACAGGAAATGTTGTTAATGGCACCAAGCTTCACTTTTGATTTGATGTTGTTCTATGCCAATGAATTGAATAGAAGTGAGGCCAAAGTAAAATCCATTTCTCAAATGACGGTTAGAGAACGCGTTATTGATACTTTGATTTATATAGAGCGAAAGTTTGGACAAAGAAATAATTTTATCGATATCATTCTCAGTAGACGTGAATACGCCAATTATACGGGCACTACCGAGGAACAGATCATACGTGTTTTCTCAGCCTTGAGGAAAGAAGGTTTAATAGTTACCAAAGGAAAACGCGTAGGAATTAATAATACTTCTCTTTTAAAAGATGAAATATTAGAGCATAACTTTTACTTGGATAGTTAG
- a CDS encoding CmpA/NrtA family ABC transporter substrate-binding protein, whose product MKTIFTKASLLATMAAVVMACGGKEAKKTEAAGTEEAVASKTKMLDIEKPQLTFGFIKLTDMAPLAIAKEKGFFEDEGLFVSVEAQSNWKNVLDRVIDGQLDGSHMLAGQPIAAGAGFGRQAKLVTPFSMDLNGNGITVSNDVWSKMKPNVPADSEGKPIHPIKADALKPVITDYKNSGKPFKMGMVFPVSTHNYEIRYWLAAAGIHPGMYTADNVQGQIDAEVLLSVTPPPQMPATLESGTIYGYCVGEPWNQQAVFKGIGVPVTTNYDIWKNNPEKVFVMTEKFVADNPNTAIAVTKALIRAGKWLDEPSNRPEAVKILSMSQYVGAPEEVLANSMTGTFEFEKGDKREMPDFNVFYKYNATYPFYSDGIWFLTQMRRWGQIPETKSAEWYGETIKDIYRPDIWKKAADLLVAEGQIPAADVPETDGYKPATTDFIDGTSYDAKDPIGYINSFSIGNKD is encoded by the coding sequence ATGAAAACCATTTTTACAAAAGCATCATTACTGGCAACTATGGCTGCAGTAGTTATGGCTTGTGGAGGAAAAGAAGCAAAAAAAACTGAAGCAGCAGGTACGGAAGAAGCGGTGGCATCTAAAACCAAAATGTTAGATATAGAAAAACCACAATTAACTTTCGGTTTTATTAAATTGACGGATATGGCCCCTTTGGCCATTGCTAAAGAGAAAGGATTTTTTGAAGATGAAGGATTGTTTGTTTCCGTTGAAGCACAATCAAACTGGAAAAACGTTTTAGATCGTGTTATAGACGGTCAGTTAGATGGTTCTCATATGTTAGCGGGTCAGCCTATTGCGGCTGGCGCAGGGTTTGGAAGACAGGCAAAATTGGTTACTCCTTTTTCTATGGATTTAAATGGAAATGGTATTACCGTATCCAACGATGTTTGGTCTAAAATGAAACCTAACGTACCAGCAGATTCTGAAGGAAAACCAATTCATCCTATTAAAGCAGATGCCTTAAAACCTGTAATCACAGATTATAAGAACAGTGGTAAACCTTTTAAAATGGGAATGGTATTTCCTGTTTCTACACATAATTATGAAATACGCTATTGGTTGGCCGCGGCAGGTATCCATCCAGGGATGTATACTGCTGATAACGTACAAGGTCAAATTGATGCCGAAGTATTACTTTCTGTTACGCCTCCACCACAAATGCCGGCCACGCTGGAATCTGGTACTATTTATGGCTATTGTGTAGGTGAGCCTTGGAACCAACAAGCAGTTTTTAAAGGTATCGGGGTTCCTGTTACTACCAATTATGATATCTGGAAAAACAATCCAGAGAAAGTATTTGTAATGACCGAAAAGTTCGTGGCGGATAATCCAAATACTGCTATTGCGGTTACTAAAGCTCTAATCCGTGCAGGTAAATGGTTAGATGAGCCTTCAAATAGACCGGAAGCTGTAAAAATCCTATCTATGTCTCAGTACGTAGGTGCTCCAGAGGAAGTATTGGCCAACTCTATGACCGGTACGTTTGAATTTGAAAAAGGTGATAAGCGCGAGATGCCTGATTTCAACGTGTTCTACAAGTATAACGCTACATATCCATTTTACTCGGATGGTATTTGGTTTTTAACTCAAATGCGTAGATGGGGACAAATTCCTGAAACCAAATCGGCTGAGTGGTACGGCGAAACGATTAAAGATATTTATCGTCCGGACATTTGGAAAAAAGCAGCGGACTTGCTAGTGGCTGAAGGTCAAATTCCTGCTGCCGATGTTCCCGAAACGGATGGATATAAGCCGGCAACTACGGATTTTATAGACGGTACATCATACGATGCGAAAGACCCAATTGGGTATATCAATAGTTTCTCCATAGGAAACAAAGATTAA
- the nirB gene encoding nitrite reductase large subunit NirB, protein MKTIIVVGNGMVGYKFCEKIAAKEESENFKIIVFGEEPRPAYDRVHLSEFFENQDAKALEMAPAEWYTENNIDLIVGELVSDINREEKTITTVKNREFSYDYLVLATGSSAFVPPIKGVEKDGVFVYRTIEDLEGMLAYAAKLKEKNPNAKAAVLGGGLLGLEAGKAVMDMGLEPHIVEFAPKLMPRQLDSRSSQVLRLKLESIGLNIHLSKATNQILGDKAITGMEFGEDDVLDVEMLVVSAGIRPRDELGKSSGLAMGTRGGIVVDNKMQTSDPNIYAIGEIALYNQMIYGLVAPGYDMAGVAVDQIIGNTKTLMPDEIDMSTKLKLIGVDVASFGEPFMPASKGHSIIFENKTQHLYKRINVSLDGKTLLGGILVGDATDYSMLHQIYLNGMAIPEDPAQLILPATEGGGSFGDVMDLPDEAQICSCENVTKGQICGTIESGESKDLADVVGCTKAGTGCGGCKPMVKDLTEATLKSLGIEVKDTVCEHFDLNRQDLYKIIQVKGYKTFNEVLDNHGNGGHGCELCKPVVASLMASINADTANKEYAIQDSNDRFLANIQRNGTYSVVPRVPGGEITPDKLIALGEIAKKYDLYTKVTGGVRIDLFGATLNQLPLIWKDLIDHGFESGHAYGKSLRTVKTCVGSTWCRYGMDESVSFGIELENRYRGIRAPHKIKGGVSGCIRECAEARGKDFGLIAVEGGWNLYLGGNGGATPRHAELFAEQIDNKTVIKYIDRYLMLYMRTAKPLQRTAAWQERLEGGLDYLKEVIIEDKLGIAEDLENEMQTLVNKFECEWTQAINDPEMMKRFNHFVNSEEEDDNLVFVPLREQKMPEKWI, encoded by the coding sequence ATGAAAACTATTATTGTTGTCGGAAACGGCATGGTCGGATATAAGTTCTGTGAAAAAATCGCAGCTAAAGAAGAATCAGAAAATTTCAAGATCATCGTTTTCGGTGAAGAACCAAGACCTGCTTATGACCGTGTTCATCTAAGTGAGTTTTTTGAAAACCAAGATGCAAAAGCTTTAGAAATGGCTCCTGCAGAATGGTATACAGAGAATAATATAGATTTGATCGTTGGTGAACTCGTTTCTGATATTAATAGAGAAGAGAAAACTATAACCACGGTTAAAAACCGAGAGTTTTCATATGACTATTTAGTTCTAGCGACGGGTTCATCCGCATTTGTGCCTCCAATTAAAGGTGTGGAGAAAGATGGCGTTTTTGTTTATCGTACCATTGAAGATTTAGAAGGCATGCTTGCTTATGCAGCAAAACTTAAAGAGAAAAACCCAAATGCCAAAGCTGCTGTCCTTGGTGGCGGTTTATTAGGTCTAGAAGCCGGTAAGGCAGTTATGGATATGGGCTTAGAACCTCATATTGTAGAATTTGCCCCAAAACTTATGCCGAGACAATTGGATTCTAGAAGTAGCCAAGTGCTACGACTTAAATTAGAGTCTATAGGTTTAAATATTCATTTAAGTAAAGCTACCAATCAAATTCTAGGTGATAAAGCCATAACAGGAATGGAATTTGGCGAAGATGATGTCTTAGATGTTGAAATGCTAGTTGTTTCCGCTGGTATTCGCCCTAGAGATGAATTAGGAAAATCTTCGGGTTTAGCCATGGGTACCCGTGGCGGTATTGTTGTAGATAATAAAATGCAAACCTCGGACCCTAATATTTACGCAATAGGAGAAATTGCCCTTTATAACCAAATGATATATGGTCTAGTTGCTCCGGGTTATGATATGGCTGGGGTTGCTGTAGACCAAATAATAGGAAACACAAAAACCTTAATGCCAGACGAAATAGACATGTCTACCAAGCTAAAACTTATTGGGGTAGATGTTGCTAGTTTTGGAGAGCCCTTCATGCCTGCCTCTAAAGGGCATTCTATTATTTTCGAAAACAAAACCCAACATTTATATAAAAGAATAAACGTAAGCCTTGATGGTAAAACCTTATTAGGGGGTATTCTAGTTGGCGATGCTACGGATTATAGCATGCTACACCAAATATATTTAAACGGAATGGCCATTCCTGAGGACCCTGCACAGTTAATTTTACCGGCAACTGAAGGTGGCGGTTCTTTTGGCGATGTTATGGACTTACCAGATGAAGCTCAGATTTGTTCTTGTGAAAATGTCACGAAAGGGCAAATTTGCGGAACTATAGAAAGTGGTGAATCCAAAGACCTTGCCGATGTGGTTGGCTGCACCAAAGCAGGTACGGGTTGTGGTGGTTGTAAACCAATGGTAAAAGACCTTACGGAAGCTACTTTAAAATCTTTAGGTATAGAGGTTAAAGATACCGTTTGTGAACACTTTGATTTAAACAGACAGGATTTATATAAAATAATACAAGTAAAAGGATATAAAACTTTTAATGAAGTTCTAGATAATCACGGAAATGGTGGTCATGGTTGCGAGTTATGTAAACCAGTTGTAGCATCTTTAATGGCTAGTATAAATGCAGATACTGCTAATAAAGAATATGCTATACAAGATTCTAATGATAGGTTCTTAGCTAACATTCAACGTAACGGAACCTATTCTGTTGTTCCTCGTGTTCCTGGTGGAGAAATTACACCAGATAAGCTAATTGCTCTTGGAGAAATTGCCAAGAAATATGATTTATATACCAAAGTAACTGGTGGTGTTCGTATCGATTTATTTGGTGCTACCTTAAACCAATTGCCATTAATCTGGAAAGATTTAATAGATCACGGTTTTGAAAGCGGGCATGCTTACGGAAAATCTTTACGTACAGTAAAAACTTGTGTGGGTTCTACTTGGTGCCGTTACGGTATGGATGAAAGTGTAAGTTTTGGTATTGAATTGGAAAATAGATACCGAGGAATACGTGCTCCACACAAAATTAAAGGTGGAGTTTCTGGCTGTATTCGTGAATGTGCCGAAGCTCGTGGTAAAGATTTTGGTTTAATTGCTGTAGAAGGTGGTTGGAACTTATATCTTGGCGGTAATGGTGGTGCTACACCAAGACATGCTGAGTTATTTGCAGAGCAAATAGATAACAAAACGGTAATTAAATATATAGACCGTTACTTAATGTTATACATGCGTACTGCTAAACCATTACAAAGAACAGCGGCATGGCAAGAACGTTTAGAAGGTGGTCTTGATTATTTAAAAGAAGTAATTATTGAAGATAAATTAGGAATTGCAGAAGATTTAGAAAATGAAATGCAAACGCTAGTTAATAAGTTTGAGTGCGAATGGACACAAGCTATTAATGACCCAGAAATGATGAAACGTTTTAACCACTTTGTAAATAGCGAAGAGGAAGATGACAACTTAGTATTTGTACCATTAAGAGAGCAAAAAATGCCAGAAAAGTGGATCTAA
- a CDS encoding ABC transporter ATP-binding protein has translation MPEIKEKNELGTMENGILYPSPVMLDLHDLKKVYPTPKGDYVVLEHLNLQIMKEEFVTIIGHSGCGKTTMLSMIAGLNPISGGNISVLGNPVKGPGPDRGVIFQSPSLMPWMTALENVLLGVNQVFPHATKTQRQDIAKYYLNKVGLDGAFYKKASELSQGMQQRVGIARAFAIKPKVLLLDEPFGMLDSLTRGELQDILIEIWNKEKITAVMITHDVDEAIFLADRVVMMTSGPRAKIGDVLNIDFERPRTRKSVLEHDDYYTYRKHLIDFLEH, from the coding sequence ATGCCAGAGATAAAAGAAAAAAACGAATTGGGAACCATGGAGAATGGTATACTTTATCCTTCTCCCGTCATGTTGGATTTGCATGATCTTAAAAAGGTGTACCCAACGCCAAAAGGCGATTATGTTGTTCTTGAACATCTAAACCTTCAGATTATGAAGGAAGAGTTCGTAACCATTATTGGCCATTCCGGTTGTGGAAAAACAACCATGCTCTCCATGATTGCAGGGCTAAACCCAATTTCCGGGGGTAATATTTCCGTTTTAGGAAATCCTGTAAAAGGACCTGGTCCGGACAGGGGTGTCATCTTTCAGTCCCCAAGTTTAATGCCTTGGATGACCGCCTTGGAAAATGTTCTATTGGGGGTGAATCAAGTTTTTCCGCACGCAACGAAAACCCAAAGACAGGATATTGCCAAATACTATTTAAACAAAGTGGGTCTTGACGGCGCTTTTTATAAAAAGGCATCTGAGCTTTCTCAAGGAATGCAGCAAAGAGTAGGTATTGCTAGGGCATTTGCCATCAAGCCAAAAGTATTGTTGTTAGATGAACCATTTGGAATGCTAGATTCACTTACTCGAGGAGAGCTGCAGGATATTCTTATTGAGATTTGGAATAAAGAAAAAATAACTGCGGTGATGATAACCCATGATGTTGATGAGGCTATTTTCTTGGCTGATCGTGTGGTTATGATGACCAGTGGTCCTAGGGCCAAAATAGGAGATGTTTTAAACATCGATTTTGAAAGGCCGCGTACCCGTAAATCCGTTTTAGAACATGATGATTACTACACGTACAGAAAACATTTAATTGACTTTTTAGAACATTAA
- a CDS encoding ABC transporter ATP-binding protein has protein sequence MAYLELNNVYKSYGKGENVTNVLSDINLKIEEGEFVAIVGFTGSGKTTLVNLINGLLKPTSGEVLFKGEPVVDTSHERGVIFQNYSLLPWLTVEQNVYMAVKEAFPKESKAVLKQRVKDYVEMVSLSPAIHKRPKELSGGMRQRVSVARALAMNPEMIIMDEPLGALDALTRGNLQDEILNIWSKDKRTALLITNDVDEGIYMADRIIPLKPGPNATLGPEFKIEIDRPRDKTALNDNPNFKKTRNAIIEYLMDIGDQRKSVSETEYVLPEIAPKSFVA, from the coding sequence ATGGCATATTTAGAATTAAATAATGTATACAAAAGTTATGGTAAGGGTGAGAATGTTACCAACGTACTATCGGACATAAATTTAAAAATTGAAGAAGGTGAATTCGTTGCTATAGTTGGTTTTACCGGAAGCGGAAAAACCACTTTGGTAAACCTTATAAACGGACTTTTAAAACCCACAAGTGGCGAGGTTTTGTTTAAGGGCGAACCAGTTGTGGACACCAGTCATGAACGGGGCGTGATTTTTCAAAACTATTCTTTGTTGCCATGGTTAACAGTAGAACAAAATGTGTATATGGCTGTGAAGGAGGCTTTTCCAAAAGAGAGCAAAGCAGTCCTAAAACAAAGGGTAAAAGACTATGTTGAAATGGTTAGTCTTAGCCCTGCAATTCACAAAAGACCTAAGGAGCTGTCAGGGGGTATGCGCCAGCGGGTATCGGTTGCAAGGGCACTGGCCATGAATCCGGAAATGATAATTATGGATGAGCCGTTAGGTGCCTTAGATGCGTTAACACGAGGAAATTTACAGGATGAAATATTGAATATTTGGAGCAAGGACAAACGTACCGCCCTATTGATTACCAATGATGTTGATGAGGGAATTTACATGGCAGATAGGATTATTCCTTTAAAGCCTGGCCCCAATGCCACATTAGGACCGGAGTTTAAAATAGAAATTGACCGCCCAAGGGATAAAACGGCTCTAAACGATAATCCAAATTTCAAAAAAACCAGAAATGCGATTATTGAATATTTAATGGACATCGGAGACCAACGAAAATCAGTTTCTGAGACAGAATATGTTTTGCCTGAAATAGCACCTAAAAGTTTTGTAGCCTAA
- a CDS encoding ABC transporter permease, with the protein MEQDITLKKEGQGLAFLKPLVDRLTPKFQKGDILSSLKKAGITLVSILLFLGLWQLGSKALYNKEADYKIEKALTERGQEAADAERACIESGDSSCQPNTLPSPAQVWGSLQSLIADHKVITGDKAAFVEKMAKTNAKLTAQGKKAIVYTGRASFVDIVLTSIKTVFAGFLLALLIAVPIGIIIGLSPSLRSAFNWFIQIFKPVSPVVWYLLVFMIVKTLYIGDSSDNAFVISFISVGLCAMWATLVNTAMGVASVDKDYINVAKVLKLGTFQKVFKVILPSSLPLIFTGLRITLSVAWMVLIAIELLAQSQGLGLFVWEEFQNGANDSNAKIIVAMFVIGIIGFLLDRIMLSVQNLVSFNKNEMA; encoded by the coding sequence ATGGAACAAGATATCACATTAAAGAAAGAAGGACAGGGGCTTGCATTTTTAAAGCCCTTAGTAGACAGGCTTACTCCTAAATTTCAGAAAGGAGATATACTATCGTCATTAAAAAAAGCTGGAATTACTTTAGTTTCCATTCTATTGTTTTTAGGATTATGGCAGCTTGGTTCAAAAGCACTTTATAACAAGGAAGCAGATTATAAAATTGAAAAAGCACTTACGGAACGCGGTCAAGAGGCTGCGGATGCAGAACGCGCTTGTATTGAATCTGGAGATAGTAGTTGCCAGCCAAATACCCTTCCTTCTCCTGCGCAGGTGTGGGGTTCCTTGCAATCATTGATTGCAGACCATAAAGTGATTACGGGAGACAAAGCGGCTTTTGTTGAAAAGATGGCAAAAACCAATGCCAAGCTAACTGCTCAAGGTAAAAAAGCTATTGTTTATACGGGTAGAGCATCTTTCGTGGATATTGTTCTAACCAGTATTAAAACCGTTTTCGCCGGATTTCTATTAGCACTTTTAATTGCAGTACCTATCGGTATAATTATTGGTTTGAGTCCGTCGTTACGAAGCGCTTTTAACTGGTTCATTCAAATTTTTAAACCTGTATCTCCCGTGGTTTGGTATTTGTTGGTTTTTATGATCGTAAAAACATTGTATATCGGAGACAGTTCGGACAATGCTTTTGTAATCTCTTTTATTAGTGTTGGTCTGTGTGCCATGTGGGCAACTTTGGTGAATACGGCAATGGGAGTTGCTTCTGTAGATAAGGACTATATAAACGTAGCTAAAGTTCTAAAATTGGGAACCTTTCAAAAGGTTTTTAAAGTGATATTACCTTCCTCTTTGCCACTTATATTCACAGGGTTACGAATTACGCTTTCCGTTGCTTGGATGGTATTGATCGCCATAGAACTTTTGGCACAGAGCCAAGGCTTGGGCTTATTTGTATGGGAAGAATTTCAAAACGGAGCAAACGATTCTAATGCTAAGATTATAGTAGCGATGTTCGTTATTGGGATTATCGGATTCCTTTTAGATAGAATAATGTTGTCCGTACAGAACTTGGTTTCGTTTAATAAAAATGAAATGGCTTAA
- a CDS encoding MFS transporter: protein METQSKKATSLKLTDIKTVPIRTFWITSIAFFICFFAWFGIVPFMPDVVKDLGLTPEQKWNSIILAVTGTVFARLLIGKLCDKYGPRICYTYLLILGAIPVILLGFVQTPTQFLICRLFIGFIGASFVITQFHTSIMFASNIVGTANATSAGWGNLGGGANRLGMPLIAAAVVSFGVADEVAWRYSMMIAGVIAMLMGLVYYFFTQDTPEGNFAQLKKEGKMPTLKKDEESFASVLKDYRVWILFVIYAASFGMELTVYGTMDDYLQNTFGLTRTTAGNLVLSFALMNIFARTLGGFFGDRFGKLKGLRGRVMFLALILAIEGCMLTIFSTTTSIAFGILFLIAFSLSVQMAEGATFSVVPFINKKAIGSISGIVGAGGNVGAFVAAMFLKSKSALAETEAIAANTALGEEAVRTAQAAAASTAVSAGYLVIGICVVLAAGLSLAIKFSTEDEEATALEMKRTKTPEYALGNK from the coding sequence ATGGAAACTCAATCTAAAAAAGCGACCAGCTTAAAACTGACCGATATTAAAACTGTGCCAATCCGTACATTTTGGATAACCTCAATAGCGTTCTTTATATGTTTTTTTGCTTGGTTCGGTATTGTGCCATTTATGCCGGATGTTGTAAAGGATTTAGGTCTTACCCCTGAACAAAAATGGAACTCCATTATTTTGGCAGTAACAGGAACGGTATTCGCAAGGTTGCTAATTGGTAAATTATGCGATAAGTATGGGCCAAGAATATGTTATACCTATCTATTGATTTTAGGAGCAATACCTGTAATTCTACTTGGGTTTGTGCAAACCCCGACACAGTTTTTAATCTGTCGTTTGTTTATTGGATTTATTGGAGCATCGTTTGTAATTACTCAGTTTCATACGTCTATCATGTTTGCATCCAATATTGTGGGTACGGCAAATGCAACTTCCGCAGGATGGGGGAATTTAGGCGGTGGAGCAAACCGTTTGGGTATGCCTTTGATTGCTGCTGCCGTTGTAAGTTTTGGAGTTGCCGACGAGGTTGCTTGGAGATATTCAATGATGATTGCCGGTGTTATCGCAATGCTAATGGGGCTTGTATATTACTTTTTCACACAAGATACACCAGAAGGTAATTTTGCACAATTGAAAAAGGAGGGTAAAATGCCAACACTTAAAAAAGATGAGGAAAGTTTTGCAAGTGTATTAAAAGATTATAGAGTGTGGATTTTGTTCGTCATTTATGCAGCTTCATTTGGAATGGAACTCACCGTCTATGGAACGATGGATGATTATTTGCAGAATACATTTGGACTCACCCGAACCACGGCAGGAAATCTGGTACTCTCGTTTGCATTGATGAATATTTTTGCCAGAACATTGGGAGGCTTTTTTGGGGATAGATTTGGGAAGTTAAAAGGCCTAAGAGGAAGAGTTATGTTTTTAGCTCTTATTCTTGCTATTGAGGGCTGTATGTTGACCATTTTTTCAACAACTACTAGCATTGCCTTCGGTATTTTATTTTTGATAGCTTTTAGCCTATCTGTGCAAATGGCGGAAGGAGCTACTTTCTCAGTAGTACCGTTTATAAATAAAAAAGCCATTGGTTCTATCTCTGGTATTGTTGGTGCGGGAGGTAATGTAGGGGCTTTTGTGGCTGCTATGTTTCTTAAATCGAAGTCGGCATTGGCGGAGACCGAGGCCATTGCTGCAAATACTGCTTTAGGGGAAGAGGCGGTTAGAACAGCTCAAGCTGCTGCTGCGTCTACTGCGGTGTCCGCTGGATACCTGGTTATTGGCATATGTGTTGTTCTTGCGGCAGGATTATCGTTAGCTATAAAGTTTTCGACTGAAGACGAAGAGGCCACTGCACTAGAAATGAAAAGAACTAAAACACCTGAGTACGCTTTAGGAAATAAGTAA
- the cobA gene encoding uroporphyrinogen-III C-methyltransferase has protein sequence MKTVKEPIVTLVGAGPGSSDLITVRGLKALKAADVVLYDALIDEDLLLQIDDSIPKIYVGKRCSKHSFTQDDINMLIVENAFKFGHVVRLKGGDPFVFGRAHEEIDYVESFGIPVTVVPGVSSAIAVPSSQGIPMTRRGVSSSFWVMTATKRDGSFSEDLKHASQSSATMVILMGVRKLKEISSEVNKYRGYLTPMAVIQNGTMQNESCKVGTLGSINSDVLDIDLSKPGIIVIGDVVAEHPSFFEEEVQRVLHSGM, from the coding sequence ATGAAAACAGTAAAAGAACCAATAGTTACCTTGGTAGGTGCAGGACCGGGAAGCTCAGACCTTATAACAGTTAGGGGTTTGAAAGCTTTGAAGGCCGCGGACGTAGTATTATATGATGCTTTGATTGATGAAGACCTATTATTGCAGATTGATGATAGTATTCCTAAAATATACGTAGGCAAGCGCTGCAGCAAACATTCGTTCACGCAAGACGATATTAATATGTTGATAGTTGAAAATGCCTTTAAGTTTGGTCATGTGGTTCGCCTAAAAGGTGGTGACCCTTTTGTTTTTGGGAGAGCTCACGAAGAAATTGATTATGTAGAATCTTTTGGTATTCCGGTAACGGTCGTTCCTGGGGTGTCAAGTGCAATAGCGGTTCCTTCTAGTCAAGGCATACCTATGACCCGCAGAGGAGTAAGCAGTAGTTTTTGGGTAATGACGGCTACAAAACGTGACGGATCTTTTTCTGAAGATTTAAAACATGCTTCTCAATCTTCTGCAACGATGGTTATTTTGATGGGAGTTCGAAAATTGAAAGAGATATCATCCGAAGTCAATAAATACAGAGGGTATTTAACTCCAATGGCCGTTATTCAAAACGGTACTATGCAAAATGAATCCTGCAAAGTAGGAACTTTGGGTAGTATAAATTCTGACGTCTTGGATATAGATTTGTCTAAACCAGGTATCATTGTTATAGGTGATGTAGTGGCAGAACACCCTTCGTTTTTTGAGGAAGAGGTGCAACGCGTACTACATTCTGGTATGTAA